The Hymenobacter sp. 5317J-9 genome has a window encoding:
- a CDS encoding S1-like domain-containing RNA-binding protein, which yields MASLLLGDYNDLEVARETSIGLYLTSDDGDLLLPEKYVEAGTRVGDIVRVFVYRDSEDRLIATNLRPLALVDSFAALTVKDHGPAGAFLEWGLEKDLLLPYRNQRRDLRVGERVFVYVYLDEESDRLVASTKWKQFLKNTPFPGQPGDAVRLLVADETELGYPVIVNGTHQGLLFHNEVFRPLRLGEQLAGFLKQVRADGKLDVRLQQEGYGEVESATDTLLKAIQAAPGGRLPLGDKSLAEDVYRRVGMSKKVFKKALGALFRQGLVLLEPEATVLK from the coding sequence ATGGCCAGCCTCCTCCTCGGCGATTACAACGACCTCGAAGTAGCCCGCGAAACCAGCATCGGCCTCTACCTCACCTCCGACGACGGCGACCTGCTGCTGCCCGAAAAGTACGTGGAGGCCGGCACCCGCGTGGGCGACATCGTGCGCGTGTTTGTGTACCGCGACTCCGAAGACCGCCTCATTGCCACCAACCTGCGGCCCCTGGCGCTGGTCGACAGCTTTGCGGCCCTCACCGTGAAGGACCACGGCCCGGCCGGCGCCTTCCTGGAATGGGGCCTGGAGAAAGACTTGCTCCTGCCCTACCGCAACCAGCGGCGCGACCTGCGCGTGGGCGAGCGGGTATTTGTGTACGTGTACCTCGACGAGGAAAGTGACCGGCTGGTGGCCTCCACTAAGTGGAAGCAGTTCCTGAAAAATACGCCCTTCCCGGGCCAGCCCGGCGATGCCGTGCGCCTGCTGGTGGCCGACGAAACCGAGCTGGGCTACCCCGTCATCGTGAACGGCACGCACCAGGGGCTGCTGTTTCACAACGAGGTGTTCCGGCCGCTGCGACTGGGCGAGCAGCTGGCCGGTTTTCTCAAGCAGGTGCGGGCCGATGGCAAGCTCGACGTGCGCCTGCAACAGGAAGGCTACGGCGAGGTAGAATCGGCCACCGACACGCTGCTCAAGGCCATTCAGGCTGCCCCAGGCGGCCGCCTGCCGCTGGGCGACAAGAGCCTGGCCGAGGACGTGTACCGCCGCGTGGGCATGAGCAAAAAGGTGTTCAAAAAGGCATTAGGGGCCTTGTTCCGGCAAGGGCTGGTGCTGCTGGAGCCAGAGGCGACGGTACTGAAGTAG
- a CDS encoding DUF6428 family protein has product MNISEMKQALTGATAVNFRLPDGSYLPAHFHVTEVGLVNKHFIDCGGVERRETVANFQLWEAGDYDHRLAPQKFLHILQLSERILGSEDLAIEVEYQQATIGKFGLEFNGTDFVLTPKHTACLAQDACGIAAEMLSLPQLQVAGCTPGGGCC; this is encoded by the coding sequence ATGAATATCTCCGAGATGAAGCAGGCCCTGACGGGCGCCACGGCTGTTAACTTCCGGCTGCCAGACGGCAGCTACCTACCGGCGCATTTTCACGTGACGGAGGTGGGGCTGGTGAACAAGCATTTCATTGACTGCGGCGGCGTGGAGCGGCGCGAAACCGTGGCCAACTTCCAGCTGTGGGAGGCCGGCGACTACGACCACCGGCTGGCGCCGCAAAAATTTCTGCACATCCTGCAGCTTTCGGAGCGTATTTTGGGCAGCGAGGACTTGGCCATTGAAGTGGAGTACCAGCAGGCCACCATTGGCAAGTTTGGGCTGGAGTTCAATGGGACCGACTTCGTGCTGACGCCGAAGCACACGGCCTGCCTGGCGCAGGACGCCTGCGGCATTGCGGCCGAAATGTTGTCCTTGCCCCAGCTGCAAGTGGCCGGCTGCACGCCGGGCGGCGGGTGCTGCTAA
- a CDS encoding ATP-binding protein yields MPAEITLPAFLEEKLRNAPYRHVVQKALENFSDWFRASRLPFFPDYTDHGIQHMEQVLETAVKLIPDTARLHFSGADAAALVLAVLFHDSALHLTEAGFHQLIKGTDAAYAPMKPFDTTDWAQTWADFMFLARRWDDAKLVQVFGGDNGVPTGTVQDPFAHWHNLTRTDYLLIGEFIRQQHPRLAHEMARHGVPGPNGQLLKLDESLPHEWRDLVGLIARSHGLPLRTCLDYLKNAPDFGEEARREYQGVHAVYLMALLRVADYFQIDSNRTSSRIFEYKKIYSGISEIEHKAHQAVRNITKGDDKEALFIQAKPDEVAVFLRLKEWLAGIQQELDASWAVLGEVYGRYEEEGWDTLGLTFRRVRSNLDDVAEFAKTVPYVPDRIRFDVARAELLKLLIGPLYGDDPSYGVRELMQNSIDAVREYDQFVLDNPEYADIPRREQEADVVVELGPFDEAKGYAVMTISDRGIGMTEATIRDYFLRAGASYRQSANWKTAFEIDDATGGKSKVLRSGRFGIGALAAFLIGQDMEVETRYIGSKEGYVFNTTLDLDSINVNRAQLPVGTSIRIMISHDNYIGLLTKHQKKFSPSRFNWYLLDKPTVMRRWYGPGDSIVNITNQEGMNFTNNDQNWRRIETPFPYEIYWTLQGAPNLTCNGLFVSNSDALRNVPNEILKSDNAPVQFPLVSIVDPDGKFPLNLERNNIRSDSYEFGLALVRDLLQEMLSWLLFNGPVCAESVSIQHTIMPWLSTYANHNTLVASKSGYAVRLVSLLDGISVRHTINHHHSGFVLDVQTEDSLIFGHYLPWASGSYGTHLSEISVVEGLGTDKKVKSLTRKVFYSEKYSNKSAPRGKLKRESNYRDEVVYELEQQKKGWLVAAEHGCPTREFNVTKWPKPVFHRSSGEGSRTYFIEHFFPEESYFKAISKPWLLDELWQEHFGKSWIPFALEDRIAKFPQAAQFLKERYPQVVPDEAWALLGGKPAKGN; encoded by the coding sequence ATGCCTGCCGAGATTACGCTACCCGCCTTTCTGGAAGAAAAACTGCGCAATGCCCCGTACCGGCACGTGGTGCAAAAAGCCCTTGAGAATTTCAGCGACTGGTTTCGCGCCAGTCGGTTACCTTTTTTTCCGGATTACACCGACCATGGCATCCAGCACATGGAGCAAGTGCTCGAAACGGCCGTTAAGCTGATTCCGGACACGGCTCGTCTCCACTTCTCGGGGGCCGATGCGGCGGCGCTGGTGCTCGCCGTGCTGTTTCACGACAGCGCCTTGCACCTCACCGAAGCCGGCTTTCACCAGCTTATTAAAGGCACTGACGCTGCTTATGCCCCCATGAAGCCCTTCGATACAACTGACTGGGCGCAGACGTGGGCAGACTTTATGTTTCTGGCCCGGCGCTGGGATGATGCCAAGCTCGTGCAAGTGTTCGGCGGCGACAACGGCGTGCCCACCGGCACGGTGCAGGACCCCTTTGCGCATTGGCACAACCTCACGCGCACCGACTACCTGCTCATCGGCGAGTTCATCCGCCAGCAGCACCCTCGGCTGGCGCACGAAATGGCCCGGCACGGGGTGCCCGGCCCCAACGGCCAGCTGCTGAAGCTGGACGAAAGCCTGCCCCACGAGTGGCGCGACTTGGTGGGCCTAATTGCCCGCAGCCACGGCCTGCCGCTCCGCACCTGCCTCGACTACCTGAAAAACGCGCCCGACTTTGGCGAAGAAGCCCGCCGCGAATACCAAGGCGTGCACGCCGTGTACCTAATGGCGCTGCTGCGCGTGGCCGACTATTTTCAAATCGACAGCAACCGGACGTCGAGCCGGATTTTTGAATACAAGAAAATCTACAGCGGCATCTCCGAGATTGAGCACAAGGCCCATCAGGCAGTTCGTAACATCACGAAAGGCGATGACAAAGAAGCTCTTTTCATTCAGGCTAAGCCGGATGAAGTGGCCGTTTTCCTGCGCCTGAAGGAATGGCTGGCGGGCATTCAGCAAGAGCTAGACGCCTCGTGGGCAGTTTTGGGAGAAGTATATGGCAGGTATGAAGAGGAAGGCTGGGACACACTGGGCCTCACTTTCCGCCGCGTGCGCTCCAACCTGGACGACGTGGCCGAGTTCGCCAAAACGGTGCCCTACGTGCCCGACCGCATCCGCTTCGACGTGGCGCGGGCCGAGCTACTAAAGTTGCTCATCGGCCCGCTATACGGCGACGACCCCAGCTACGGCGTGCGCGAACTGATGCAGAACTCGATTGATGCGGTGCGGGAGTATGACCAGTTTGTGCTTGATAACCCTGAGTATGCAGATATACCACGCAGGGAGCAGGAAGCGGATGTGGTGGTGGAACTTGGGCCCTTTGACGAAGCGAAGGGATATGCTGTGATGACGATTTCGGATAGGGGTATTGGGATGACAGAGGCAACTATCCGGGATTATTTCTTGCGGGCTGGAGCTTCATACAGGCAGAGCGCAAACTGGAAAACTGCTTTTGAAATTGATGATGCTACTGGTGGTAAATCTAAGGTATTACGCTCTGGGCGTTTCGGTATTGGAGCACTAGCAGCATTTCTGATAGGTCAAGATATGGAAGTAGAAACACGATATATAGGTTCTAAAGAGGGCTATGTCTTCAATACAACTCTAGACCTAGATAGTATAAATGTTAATCGAGCGCAATTGCCGGTAGGTACGAGCATTCGTATTATGATTTCGCATGATAATTACATAGGCTTATTGACTAAACATCAGAAAAAATTTTCTCCAAGTAGATTTAATTGGTATCTCTTAGATAAACCAACGGTTATGCGACGTTGGTATGGCCCGGGTGATTCGATTGTAAATATCACTAACCAAGAAGGAATGAATTTTACCAATAACGACCAGAATTGGCGTAGAATAGAAACTCCTTTCCCTTATGAAATTTATTGGACACTTCAAGGTGCACCTAATCTGACTTGTAACGGCCTTTTTGTTAGTAATAGTGATGCATTAAGGAATGTGCCGAATGAGATTTTAAAATCGGACAATGCTCCTGTTCAGTTTCCCTTAGTTTCAATTGTAGACCCGGATGGCAAATTTCCGCTTAACCTAGAAAGAAATAATATTAGGTCTGATAGTTATGAATTTGGTTTGGCTCTTGTTCGTGATTTACTTCAAGAAATGTTGTCGTGGCTTTTGTTTAACGGCCCTGTCTGTGCTGAATCAGTGTCAATTCAACATACAATTATGCCTTGGCTGAGTACATATGCAAATCACAATACTTTAGTCGCATCGAAAAGTGGTTATGCAGTCAGGCTGGTGTCTTTATTAGATGGTATTTCTGTTCGCCATACCATAAATCACCACCATTCAGGCTTTGTTTTAGATGTGCAAACCGAAGACTCATTAATATTTGGACATTATCTGCCTTGGGCTAGTGGCTCTTACGGCACGCATTTATCTGAAATTTCCGTTGTAGAAGGTTTGGGCACTGATAAGAAAGTAAAGTCTTTAACTAGAAAGGTTTTTTATTCGGAAAAATACAGTAATAAAAGTGCTCCAAGAGGCAAGTTGAAGAGAGAATCTAACTATCGTGACGAAGTTGTTTACGAGCTTGAACAGCAGAAAAAAGGATGGCTAGTTGCTGCTGAGCATGGGTGTCCCACTAGGGAGTTCAATGTTACTAAGTGGCCTAAACCTGTATTTCACCGCTCCTCCGGTGAAGGGAGCAGAACTTATTTTATTGAACATTTTTTTCCAGAGGAATCGTATTTTAAAGCAATTTCCAAACCCTGGCTCCTCGACGAGCTCTGGCAAGAACATTTCGGCAAAAGCTGGATACCCTTCGCCCTCGAAGACCGGATAGCCAAGTTTCCCCAAGCAGCGCAGTTTCTCAAGGAGCGGTACCCGCAGGTGGTGCCGGACGAAGCCTGGGCGCTGCTGGGCGGCAAGCCGGCGAAAGGCAACTAG
- a CDS encoding putative DNA modification/repair radical SAM protein, producing the protein MNERIQEKLSILADAAKYDASCSSSGAKRKNENKGLGNAEGMGICHSYTEDGRCVSLLKILLTNHCIFDCAYCVSRRSNDVKRAAFTVDEVVDLTINFYRRNYIEGLFLSSGIFSSPDYTMERLVRIVKKLRTEHKFNGYIHVKTIPGASEELIQEAGLYADRLSVNIELPSELALTQLAPEKNYQEILTPMSQIRDGIIQNKEEKALFKKVPNFATAGQTTQLIVGASAETDLQIIKLTDSLYQGYGLKRVYYSGYIPVTDDARLPQVTQPPVIREHRLYQTDWLMRFYGFQADEILDPAHPHLDLEIDPKLAWALRNRHVFPVDVNTADFEMILRIPGVGARSAKRIVAARRFARLNMETLRQLGVVLKRAKYFLTCEGEHQPIIGELSEQQVRRQILFGSGSVRSALVIQQLDLFAQAS; encoded by the coding sequence ATGAACGAGCGCATTCAAGAGAAACTAAGCATATTAGCCGATGCCGCGAAGTACGATGCTTCGTGCAGCAGCAGCGGCGCTAAGCGCAAAAACGAGAACAAAGGCCTGGGCAACGCCGAAGGCATGGGCATTTGCCACAGCTACACCGAGGACGGCCGCTGCGTGAGCCTGCTGAAAATCCTGCTCACCAATCACTGCATTTTCGACTGCGCCTACTGCGTGTCGCGCCGCTCCAACGACGTGAAGCGCGCCGCCTTCACGGTGGACGAAGTGGTGGACCTCACCATCAACTTCTACCGCCGCAACTACATCGAAGGACTGTTCCTGAGCTCGGGCATTTTCAGCAGCCCCGACTACACCATGGAACGCCTTGTGCGCATCGTGAAAAAGCTGCGCACCGAGCACAAATTCAACGGCTACATCCACGTCAAAACCATTCCGGGCGCTTCGGAGGAATTGATTCAGGAAGCTGGTTTGTATGCCGACCGCCTCAGCGTGAACATTGAGCTGCCTTCGGAGCTGGCCCTCACGCAGCTGGCGCCGGAGAAAAACTACCAGGAGATTCTGACCCCGATGAGTCAGATTCGGGACGGTATTATTCAGAATAAAGAAGAAAAGGCCCTGTTTAAGAAGGTGCCCAACTTCGCCACGGCCGGCCAGACGACGCAGCTCATCGTGGGCGCCAGCGCCGAGACGGACCTGCAAATCATCAAGCTCACCGACTCGCTCTATCAGGGCTACGGCCTGAAGCGCGTGTACTACTCCGGCTATATCCCCGTGACCGACGACGCCCGCCTGCCACAGGTGACGCAGCCGCCCGTCATCCGGGAGCACCGCCTGTACCAGACCGACTGGCTGATGCGCTTCTACGGCTTCCAGGCCGACGAAATTCTGGACCCCGCGCACCCGCACCTCGACCTCGAAATCGACCCCAAGCTGGCCTGGGCCCTGCGCAACCGCCACGTGTTCCCGGTGGACGTGAACACCGCCGACTTTGAGATGATACTGCGCATCCCCGGCGTAGGCGCGCGCTCGGCCAAGCGCATTGTGGCCGCCCGCCGCTTTGCCCGGCTCAACATGGAGACGCTGCGCCAGCTCGGCGTGGTGCTCAAGCGGGCCAAATACTTCCTCACCTGCGAGGGCGAGCACCAGCCCATCATCGGCGAGCTGAGCGAGCAGCAGGTGCGCCGCCAGATTCTGTTCGGCTCCGGCTCGGTGCGCTCGGCCCTCGTCATTCAACAACTCGACTTATTTGCTCAGGCTTCTTAG
- a CDS encoding aquaporin: MEQPNLRRCLLAEALGTAVLLIFGTGAAVVNEQTHALGHGGVAAAFGLVVFVLIQSLGDTSGAHVNPAVTLGFWAMGRFPGRRVLPYIGAQLAGAALGSFVVKLIATEGSTLGATLPAHGAGQALGIETFLTFWLMLVILRVTAGSKEAGMLAGLAISATVALEALVAGPLTGASMNPARSFSPALLSGNWTDWWVYVLGPVAGALLAVAVDKGLLLGHGTAAETTAPSVAAQPKKQPQR; the protein is encoded by the coding sequence ATGGAGCAACCAAACCTCCGCCGCTGCCTGCTGGCCGAAGCGCTGGGCACGGCCGTGCTGTTGATTTTCGGTACCGGCGCGGCCGTGGTGAACGAGCAAACCCACGCGCTGGGGCACGGCGGCGTGGCGGCGGCTTTTGGGCTGGTGGTGTTCGTGCTCATTCAGAGCCTGGGCGACACCAGCGGCGCCCACGTGAACCCGGCCGTGACCCTTGGCTTCTGGGCCATGGGGCGGTTTCCGGGGCGGCGGGTGCTGCCGTATATAGGGGCGCAGCTGGCCGGCGCGGCGCTGGGCAGCTTCGTGGTGAAGCTCATCGCCACCGAAGGCTCTACCCTGGGCGCCACGCTGCCGGCCCACGGCGCCGGGCAGGCCCTGGGCATCGAAACGTTTCTCACCTTCTGGCTGATGCTGGTGATTCTGCGCGTCACGGCCGGCTCGAAGGAGGCGGGAATGCTGGCGGGCCTGGCCATCAGCGCCACGGTGGCGCTGGAAGCGCTGGTGGCCGGCCCGCTCACTGGCGCGAGCATGAACCCGGCGCGGTCCTTCTCCCCCGCCCTGCTCAGCGGCAACTGGACCGATTGGTGGGTGTATGTGCTGGGGCCGGTGGCCGGCGCGCTGCTGGCCGTGGCGGTGGACAAGGGGCTGCTGTTGGGACACGGAACCGCTGCCGAAACGACGGCTCCTTCGGTGGCTGCGCAGCCGAAGAAACAGCCGCAACGCTGA
- a CDS encoding GNAT family N-acetyltransferase produces the protein MSILPMTAAHWPAVCAIYAEGLATGNATFTTEPPAWNAWDASHLATCRLVAAADAAPAQLLGWAALSPVSSRCVYGGVAEVSIYIAAAARGQGVGRALLAALVAESEKQGLWTLQAGIFPENEASVRLHEAAGFRVVGRRERIGQLHGQWRDTLLLERRSTRVGTSPITA, from the coding sequence ATGAGCATTCTTCCGATGACGGCCGCGCACTGGCCGGCCGTGTGCGCCATTTATGCCGAGGGGCTGGCCACCGGCAACGCCACCTTCACCACCGAGCCGCCCGCCTGGAACGCCTGGGACGCCAGCCACCTGGCCACCTGCCGGCTGGTGGCCGCGGCCGACGCAGCCCCGGCGCAGTTGCTGGGCTGGGCGGCCCTCTCGCCCGTGTCGAGCCGCTGCGTGTACGGGGGCGTGGCCGAGGTGAGCATCTACATAGCCGCCGCCGCGCGCGGGCAGGGCGTGGGCCGGGCCCTGCTGGCCGCGCTGGTGGCTGAATCGGAAAAACAAGGCCTGTGGACCTTGCAGGCGGGCATTTTCCCCGAAAACGAGGCCAGCGTGCGCCTGCACGAAGCCGCTGGCTTCCGGGTGGTGGGCCGCCGCGAACGGATAGGCCAGCTGCACGGGCAGTGGCGCGACACGCTGCTGCTGGAGCGGCGCAGCACCCGCGTGGGCACTTCCCCTATCACGGCCTGA
- a CDS encoding arsenate reductase ArsC has protein sequence MPDKKNVLVLCTGNSCRSQLLHGYLKQLLGERAAVYSAGVEVHGLNPRAVRVMAEDGVDISAHTSNHVDEYAHVPFDYVLTVCDHANEVCPAFPSSAQKLHHNFPDPAKATGSEEEIMAQFRAVREQVKAYAHDFVRAQFQTT, from the coding sequence ATGCCTGATAAGAAAAACGTGCTGGTGCTGTGCACCGGCAACTCCTGCCGCAGCCAGCTGCTGCACGGCTACCTCAAGCAGCTGCTGGGCGAACGCGCCGCCGTGTACAGCGCCGGCGTGGAAGTGCACGGCCTGAACCCGCGCGCCGTGCGCGTAATGGCCGAAGACGGCGTGGACATCTCGGCCCACACCAGCAACCACGTGGACGAGTACGCCCACGTGCCCTTCGACTACGTGCTGACCGTGTGCGACCACGCCAACGAGGTGTGCCCGGCATTCCCCTCCTCGGCCCAAAAGCTGCACCACAACTTCCCCGACCCCGCCAAGGCCACCGGCAGCGAAGAAGAAATCATGGCGCAGTTTCGGGCCGTGCGCGAGCAGGTGAAAGCCTACGCCCACGACTTTGTGCGGGCGCAGTTTCAAACCACCTAG
- a CDS encoding TIGR03915 family putative DNA repair protein — protein MKPIRRPHTALAPAAPRRVGAPVLTAAPRDYTYDGTFEGLLTVLFTIYDSRAAPNSIQPEAAVQGGLFAAPAPTETSEALAARVWDGLVNSMDAEARTRLYHVFLSEDADREMLVFRYVDLALRSPQDIAENYANADVRRVQRLAQQMFREKHRMEAFVRFEKTQDELFHATIEPDMDVLPLIAAHFTKRYADQRWLIYDRRRHYGLYYDLTRTDVVQFESATAPRGTGLSATVLDEREPLFKVLWQAYFDHVNIPERKNLKLHRRHMPLRYWKYLSEKQPRETRFQPIANKQPPADGTRRLPGPDGGR, from the coding sequence TTGAAACCCATTCGCCGCCCCCACACCGCCCTGGCCCCCGCGGCTCCGCGCCGCGTCGGGGCGCCCGTGCTCACGGCTGCCCCACGCGACTACACCTACGACGGTACGTTTGAGGGCCTGCTCACGGTGCTGTTTACCATCTACGACAGCAGGGCGGCGCCGAACAGCATTCAGCCCGAAGCCGCCGTGCAGGGCGGCCTGTTTGCCGCGCCCGCGCCCACCGAAACCAGCGAAGCCCTGGCTGCGCGGGTGTGGGATGGCTTGGTGAATTCGATGGATGCGGAAGCGCGCACGCGCCTTTACCACGTGTTTCTGAGCGAGGATGCGGACCGGGAAATGCTGGTTTTCCGCTACGTGGATTTGGCTCTGCGCTCGCCGCAGGACATCGCCGAGAACTACGCCAACGCCGACGTGCGCCGCGTGCAGCGCCTGGCCCAGCAGATGTTCCGCGAAAAGCACCGCATGGAAGCCTTCGTGCGCTTTGAGAAAACCCAGGACGAGCTGTTTCACGCCACCATCGAGCCCGACATGGACGTGCTGCCGCTCATCGCCGCCCACTTCACCAAGCGCTACGCCGACCAGCGCTGGCTGATATACGACCGGCGCCGCCACTACGGCCTCTACTACGACCTCACGCGCACCGACGTGGTGCAATTTGAAAGCGCCACTGCGCCCCGCGGAACCGGCCTTTCGGCCACGGTGCTCGATGAGCGCGAGCCGCTGTTCAAAGTGCTGTGGCAGGCGTATTTCGACCACGTCAACATTCCCGAGCGCAAAAACCTGAAGCTGCACCGCCGCCACATGCCGCTGCGCTACTGGAAATACCTCAGCGAAAAGCAGCCGCGCGAAACGCGCTTCCAGCCCATTGCCAACAAGCAGCCGCCCGCCGACGGAACCCGGCGACTGCCGGGCCCCGACGGGGGGCGGTAG
- a CDS encoding metalloregulator ArsR/SmtB family transcription factor, whose amino-acid sequence MATHKRQEFTDEDQELAVVAKALGHPARVAIVRLLARRQACVCGELVLELPLSQSTVSQHLKELKAAGLVQGDVDGPRVCYCLSPTGWARARQLLGSLLAELPENQCAC is encoded by the coding sequence ATGGCAACGCACAAGCGGCAGGAATTCACGGACGAAGACCAGGAGTTGGCCGTCGTGGCCAAGGCCCTGGGGCACCCGGCGCGGGTGGCCATTGTGCGGCTGCTGGCCCGGCGGCAGGCCTGCGTGTGCGGCGAGCTGGTGCTGGAGCTGCCGTTGTCGCAAAGCACCGTGTCGCAGCACCTCAAAGAGCTGAAAGCCGCCGGCCTGGTGCAGGGCGACGTGGACGGCCCGCGGGTGTGCTACTGCCTCTCGCCCACCGGCTGGGCCCGGGCGCGCCAGCTGCTGGGCAGCCTGCTGGCGGAGCTGCCCGAAAATCAGTGCGCCTGCTGA
- a CDS encoding NAD(P)H-binding protein — protein sequence MQKTALLAGATGLIGSQLLPLLLASDRYAKVIVVGRKAVPTIHPKLVQVTTELDQLEDVRLKLIADDVFCCLGTTMAQAGSKEVFYKVDFLYVVKLAAVATANFASQFMVVSSMGADAESRIYYSRVKGEMEAAVRQTPFRAIHIFRPSLLLGERARPRLGERLGAAVLALLRPLLRGPLLKYRPVTGTTVAAAMLRAAEEDGGGVRVHESNELATNPK from the coding sequence ATGCAAAAAACCGCTTTACTCGCCGGGGCCACGGGCCTCATTGGTTCGCAGCTGCTGCCGTTGCTCTTGGCTTCGGACCGGTACGCCAAGGTGATAGTGGTGGGGCGCAAGGCCGTGCCCACCATCCACCCCAAGCTGGTGCAGGTGACGACGGAGCTCGACCAGCTGGAGGACGTGCGCCTGAAGCTCATCGCCGACGACGTGTTCTGCTGCCTGGGCACCACCATGGCGCAGGCCGGCTCAAAGGAAGTGTTTTACAAAGTTGATTTCCTGTACGTGGTGAAGCTGGCGGCGGTGGCCACGGCCAATTTCGCCTCGCAGTTCATGGTGGTGAGCAGCATGGGCGCCGACGCGGAAAGCCGCATCTACTACAGCCGGGTGAAGGGCGAAATGGAGGCCGCCGTGCGCCAAACGCCGTTTCGGGCCATCCACATTTTCCGGCCCTCGCTGCTGCTGGGCGAGCGCGCCCGGCCTCGCTTGGGCGAGCGCCTGGGCGCCGCCGTGCTGGCCCTGCTGCGCCCGCTGCTGCGCGGCCCCCTGCTAAAGTACCGTCCCGTGACGGGCACCACCGTGGCCGCCGCCATGCTGCGCGCCGCCGAGGAAGACGGCGGCGGCGTGCGCGTGCACGAGTCCAACGAGCTGGCCACCAACCCAAAGTAG
- a CDS encoding energy transducer TonB translates to MHSLRYLSLAGLIGLLATGQSRAQAGATASLQPGPATVSVAPPLPAVLKAVVSAPAFSPDSVFINPEVRPQFVGGDKAFAAYLAKSIRYPQVALQRRISGKVYVNFILSAQGKVTDAHVISGPGNGLNDEALRLVWLMPPWEPARVNGQPVRVACTIPIAFSADR, encoded by the coding sequence ATGCATTCTCTACGCTACCTCTCACTTGCAGGCCTGATTGGGCTGCTGGCTACGGGCCAGAGCCGCGCACAGGCCGGGGCAACTGCCTCGCTGCAACCCGGCCCGGCCACCGTGTCTGTGGCGCCGCCCCTGCCCGCCGTGCTCAAAGCCGTGGTGTCCGCGCCCGCTTTCAGCCCCGATTCGGTGTTCATCAACCCCGAAGTGCGGCCCCAGTTCGTGGGCGGCGACAAAGCCTTCGCGGCCTACCTTGCCAAGTCCATCCGCTACCCGCAGGTGGCGCTGCAGCGCCGCATCTCGGGCAAGGTGTACGTTAATTTCATCCTCAGCGCCCAGGGCAAAGTCACCGATGCCCACGTCATCAGCGGCCCCGGCAACGGCCTCAACGACGAAGCCCTGCGCCTGGTGTGGCTGATGCCGCCCTGGGAGCCTGCCCGCGTAAACGGCCAGCCCGTGCGCGTGGCCTGCACCATTCCCATTGCTTTTTCGGCCGACCGCTAA